The Daucus carota subsp. sativus chromosome 7, DH1 v3.0, whole genome shotgun sequence genome window below encodes:
- the LOC108194057 gene encoding ferric reduction oxidase 2 → MEPKRIQAMIKMAVMLVFLGYVFIWVILPTNLYKKDWLLKIRAKTMSTYFGTQGATMLVNTSPMLLIAVLGCVYLHFMHKARGKDIQGKQGSDALRRPMIIKGLGIVNGIELSFFIMFIALLIWSFSAYLEISFAKITAKSAAKSGEKVWQAKLDSAALRLGLIGNICLAFLFFPVTRGSSVLPLLGVTSEASVKYHIWLGHIVMTLFTAHGVCYIVYWAVTNQLSEMLKWAKTDVSNVAGELALLFGLVMWVTTIPGIRRKMFELFFYVHHLYILFMVFFVYHVGFSYACIMLPGFYLFLVDRFLRFLQSRQRVRLVSARLLPCETVELNFSKSQGLNYTPTSIMFVNVPSISKVQWHPFTVTSNNNLEPEKISIVIKGDGSWSKRLFHTLSAPSAIDRLDVSIEGPYGPAATNFLRHDALVMVSGGSGITPFISIFRELVFLSETLKCKTPKILLISSFKNSSDLTLLDLLLPISDTPSNFSNLQLQIEAYVTREKQSSPTNNKDNIRSIWFKPRPSDSTVTPILGQNTWLWLGTIISSSFILFLILLGTLNRFYIYPIDHNSNDVYSYSAKGTISMLLLCISITVTATGAFLWNKNQNAMETKQIQNMEGTTPMASPDSQFYNADRELESLPQQSLVQSTNVYYGERPDLKRYLFERKESRVGVLVCGPKKMRHEVAGICSSGLADNLHFESISFSW, encoded by the exons ATGGAGCCAAAGAGAATCCAAGCAATGATAAAGATGGCAGTGATGCTTGTTTTCTTGGGCTATGTATTCATATGGGTGATATTACCCACAAATCTCTACAAAAAAGATTGGCTGCTCAAGATCAGAGCCAAGACTATGTCTACTTACTTCGGAACACAag GTGCAACAATGCTCGTCAACACGTCCCCTATGCTTCTCATTGCTGTACTCGGCTGTGTTTATCTTCATTTCATGCATAAGGCTCGAGGGAAAGACATCCAAGG AAAACAAGGGTCAGATGCATTGAGGAGGCCAATGATAATCAAAGGACTGGGAATTGTTAATGGAATAGAGCTGTCATTTTTTATCATGTTTATTGCCCTCTTGATTTGGTCTTTCTCAGCTTACTTAGAGATTAGCTTTGCTAAAATCACTGCAAAATCAGCTGCAAAGAGTGGGGAAAAAGT TTGGCAAGCTAAGTTGGACAGTGCAGCACTAAGGCTAGGCTTAATCGGAAACATATGCCTAGCATTTCTGTTTTTTCCGGTGACTCGAGGATCATCGGTGCTGCCATTACTAGGAGTCACGTCTGAAGCAAGTGTCAAGTATCACATATGGCTGGGTCACATTGTGATGACCCTTTTCACGGCTCATGGTGTTTGTTATATCGTCTACTGGGCAGTCACAAACCAATTATCAGAG ATGCTGAAATGGGCTAAAACTGATGTATCAAATGTAGCTGGAGAGTTAGCTTTGTTATTTGGATTAGTCATGTGGGTGACGACAATTCCTGGTATTAGGCGCAAGATGTTTGAACTGTTCTTCTACGTTCATCATCTCTACATTCTCTTCATGGTCTTCTTTGTATACCATGTTGGCTTCTCTTATGCCTGCATCATGCTCCCTGGTTTCTACCTCTTTTTAGTTGATAGGTTTCTCAGGTTTCTACAATCACGACAGCGTGTTCGTCTAGTTTCAGCTCGCCTTCTACCATGTGAAACTGTTGAGCTTAACTTCTCCAAAAGCCAAG GATTGAATTATACTCCGACAAGCATTATGTTTGTAAATGTGCCTAGCATATCCAAAGTGCAATGGCATCCTTTTACAGTTACCTCCAACAATAATTTGGAGCCTGAGAAGATTAGTATCGTCATCAAAGGCGATGGGAGTTGGTCTAAGAGGCTATTCCATACACTATCTGCGCCTTCTGCAATTGATCGTCTTGATGTCTCAATTGAAGGACCTTATGGACCTGCCGCTACTAATTTTTTAAG GCATGATGCACTTGTGATGGTAAGTGGAGGAAGTGGAATCACACCATTCATTTCCATTTTCCGCGAGCTAGTTTTCTTGAGTGAAACACTAAAATGCAAGACCCCCAAGATTCTTCTCATTAGTTCATTCAAGAATTCGTCTGATCTCACCTTGCTAGACCTCCTCCTTCCAATTTCTGACACGCCCTCAAACTTTTCCAACTTGCAATTGCAAATAGAAGCATATGTGACAAGAGAAaaacaatcatcaccaacaaATAACAAAGATAACATAAGGTCTATATGGTTCAAACCCCGCCCCTCAGACTCAACTGTAACTCCAATTCTTGGGCAAAACACCTGGTTGTGGCTTGGAACAATCATATCCTCatctttcattctctttctCATCTTGTTAGGGACCTTAAACCGCTTCTATATATATCCGATTGACCATAACTCAAACGATGTGTATTCATACTCTGCAAAAGGTACAATAAGTATGCTACTCCTGTGTATATCCATTACTGTAACTGCTACCGGGGCTTTTCTGTGGAACAAGAACCAAAATGccatggaaactaaacagattCAGAACATGGAGGGAACAACACCGATGGCATCACCTGATTCTCAATTTTATAACGCGGACAGAGAGCTGGAAAGTCTTCCACAACAGTCTCTTGTTCAATCTACAAATGTGTACTATGGGGAAAGACCGGATCTCAAGA gGTACTTATTTGAAAGGAAGGAATCAAGAGTGGGAGTCCTTGTTTGCGGGCCAAAGAAGATGAGACACGAGGTTGCAGGCATATGTTCATCTGGCTTGGCAGACAATCTGCATTTTGAATCCATCAGTTTCAGTTGGTGA
- the LOC108194247 gene encoding uncharacterized protein LOC108194247 has product MLPSISQLVEVSTRLLFTALWLDVAHLVVTTTRQPPARELLASKGSFPFQSSFPKIQNSKLSSSLTHTFLTHRSDSLPHKNSYSFPAVCRYSRVSRPHRQWKISSLIKSIYLAGAGLKFIRFPEFISSSLFSRRGKHIGSCDKGCCHEPFDEFDASPLTVEPITSAGYIQMTKVQEATIAACLKANNCNTTGSRAWEFAKNCN; this is encoded by the exons ATGTTGCCTTCAATTTCTCAGCTGGTTGAGGTCAGTACTAGGTTACTTTTTACCGCTCTCTGGCTTGATGTTGCTCACCTAGTGGTCACAACAACAAGACAGCCC CCTGCACGTGAGCTTTTGGCTTCCAAAGGAAGCTTTCCTTTTCAGTCTTCTTttccaaaaattcaaaattcaaaactcTCTTCTTCTCTGACTCATACTTTTCTTACACACCGTTCAGATTCTCTCCCTCACAAAAACTCATATTCTTTCCCTGCTGTGTGTCGCTACTCTAGGGTTTCAAGGCCGCATCGCCAGTGGAAAATCAGTTCTCTGATTAAGTCTATCTATCTCGCCGGAGCTG GTCTAAAATTTATAAGGTTTCCAGAATTTATAAGCTCAAGTTTGTTCTCTAGGAGGGGCAAACACATTGGGTCGTGCGACAAAGGTTGTTGTCATGAACC GTTTGATGAATTTGATGCTTCTCCATTAACGGTAGAGCCTATTACTTCAGCTGGATATATTCAAATGACCAAGGTGCAAGAGGCAACAATTGCTGCTTGCCTTAAAG CTAATAATTGCAACACAACTGGATCCAGAGCATGGGAATTCGCCAAAAATTGTAACTGA
- the LOC108194889 gene encoding probable receptor-like protein kinase At5g24010, with product MATQITQTPRFFIICIYILYVSHFITSFSPTDHYLINCGSASPEIQDSDHRTFTGDSSEIGSRFLSSGDSILVSETTPDHNLSPIYHTFRVFKRHSRYVFDVKKKGAFLIRLHFGGLNLNKFEGAVKFHVLVNGYVLLYDFSGGDVGNFVVKDYVVWVEDDKVVVSFVPATKSVGFVSGIEVISAPEDLIGDVGRFVSSEGVEVLNGLMKNGYENVYRVNVGGYKVTPFNDSLWRTWVTDDEFLKVNDGSNKFHFGGRIKYRMGGASREVGPDNVYNTARVIVSESDSIARSNITMVFSVFGGYKYLIRMHFCDIASISIGMLYFNVYVNGNLAYENLDLSLISNNMLASPFYADFVVDGDSSGVITLSVGPSNMSMPHALNAILNGVEIMKINNSFGSLDGPVSAKSIMECRPSIDISVWASVVAAMILFLVAPVFVKRRSNAVKESVAWSPLPVDDVNLKQGPVDDVNLKQGHQINVT from the coding sequence ATGGCAACCCAGATTACTCAAACCCCCAGGTTCTTCATAATCTGTATCTATATCCTCTATGTATCTCATTTTATCACCTCCTTCTCTCCCACAGATCACTATCTCATTAACTGTGGCTCAGCTTCACCTGAAATTCAAGATTCCGACCACCGGACCTTCACCGGAGACTCATCGGAAATAGGGTCCCGCTTTCTGTCCTCAGGTGACTCAATCTTGGTAAGTGAAACGACCCCAGATCATAATTTGTCTCCAATTTATCATACTTTTAGGGTTTTTAAAAGGCATTCAAGATATGTGTTTGATGTGAAAAAGAAAGGTGCTTTCCTGATTCGTTTGCATTTTGGGGGTttgaatttgaataaatttgaaGGGGCTGTAAAGTTTCATGTTTTGGTTAATGGGTATGTGTTGTTGTATGATTTTAGTGGTGGGGATGTGGGGAATTTTGTAGTTAAGGATTATGTTGTTTGGGTTGAGGATGATAAGGTTGTGGTTAGTTTTGTTCCGGCGACGAAGAGTGTTGGTTTTGTTAGCGGGATTGAAGTGATTTCGGCTCCGGAAGATTTGATTGGTGATGTGGGTAGGTTTGTGAGTTCTGAGGGTGTTGAGGTGCTTAATGGATTGATGAAAAATGGTTATGAAAATGTTTATAGGGTGAATGTAGGTGGTTATAAGGTCACGCCTTTTAATGATTCTTTGTGGAGGACTTGGGTTACTGATGATGAGTTCTTAAAGGTGAATGATGGATCGAACAAGTTTCATTTTGGTGGTCGTATTAAGTATCGTATGGGAGGGGCAAGTCGTGAAGTTGGTCCAGATAATGTTTATAATACTGCGAGGGTGATTGTTAGTGAGAGTGATTCCATTGCTAGATCAAATATTACAATGGTGTTCTCAGTGTTTGGAGGTTACAAGTATCTTATTCGGATGCATTTTTGTGATATTGCTAGTATTTCAATCGGCATGCTTTACTTCAACGTTTATGTAAACGGGAATTTGGCATATGAGAATTTGGATCTCTCTTTGATTTCAAATAATATGCTGGCTTCTCCATTCTATGCTGATTTTGTGGTGGATGGGGATAGCTCAGGGGTTATAACTCTTAGTGTTGGTCCTTCCAATATGAGCATGCCGCATGCTCTTAATGCTATTCTAAATGGAGTTGAAATTATGAAGATCAATAATTCATTTGGTAGTCTCGATGGACCAGTTTCGGCAAAATCAATCATGGAATGCAGGCCAAGTATCGATATCAGTGTGTGGGCTTCAGTAGTTGCTGCTATGATCTTGTTTCTGGTTGCGCCTGTGTTTGTAAAAAGGAGAAGCAATGCTGTCAAGGAATCAGTGGCATGGTCGCCATTGCCCGTTGATGATGTTAATTTGAAGCAAGGTCCCGTTGATGATGTTAATTTGAAGCAAGGTCATCAGATAAATGTCACCTAG
- the LOC108194891 gene encoding F-box/kelch-repeat protein At1g57790-like — translation MSSCNKHAERDWASLPLLPLWKIKDKLDMFDNLSLASTCRDWHSLSSNYPKRQSIGDGMPWIMQMNQSMDSSARDFISTSRKKKITFDLPEFVNALLLYSKQGWLLMHRKNLSTKSKHYPVPDSLFLINPFTRAKIELPDDAYASKKYHGSFSAKNGYPYRIDARCGLITMGEKVYYLNLKENMTIFDMSTKLWKELAGPRNEIGYTYIMEHKEKIIKLFFREEVPHIFYSFDENTFSWEKIDDLKDISLYLSRKSSCFTAKDVGLTVNQLVPKYGGVLHGFRMTYGFSIVCHDLIEGGTETLELPLRIGSSAKWVDIG, via the exons ATGTCTAGTTGTAACAAGCACGCTGAGCGCGACTGGGCTTCACTTCCTCTCCTCCCTTTGTGGAAGATAAAAGATAAGTTAGACATGTTTGACAATCTGTCCCTAGCTTCCACTTGTCGCGATTGGCACTCTCTGTCTTCAAACTACCCGAAAAGGCAATCAATTGGAGATGGTATGCCATGGATCATGCAAATGAACCAAAGCATGGATAGCAGTGCCCGGGACTTCATCAGTACctcaagaaagaaaaaaatcaCGTTTGATCTTCCAGAATTTGTTAATGCTCTCCTGCTCTACTCAAAGCAAGGATGGCTTCTCATGCATCGTAAAAACTTGTCCACAAAAAGTAAACACTATCCAGTACCCGATTCGTTGTTCCTCATAAACCCGTTCACAAGGGCTAAAATAGAACTCCCAGATGATGCGTATGCCTCCAAGAAATACCATGGCTCTTTTTCCGCAAAAAATGGCTACCCGTATCGG ATTGATGCGCGATGTGGTTTGATAACTATGGGAGAAAAAGTATACTACCTAAACTTAAAGGAAAACATGACCATATTCGATATGAGTACTAAACTATGGAAAGAACTGGCTGGACCGAGGAATGAGATTGGGTACACATACATCATGGAGCATAAAGAGAAAATCATAAAGCTTTTCTTCCGTGAGGAGGTACCACATATCTTTTATAGTTTTGATGAGAATACATTTTCATGGGAAAAGATTGATGATTTGAAGGACATTAGTTTGTACTTGTCAAGGAAGAGTTCTTGCTTCACAGCCAAGGATGTGGGCTTAACGGTTAACCAACTGGTGCCTAAGTACGGGGGTGTTCTTCATGGCTTTCGTATGACTTATGGTTTCAGTATTGTCTGTCATGATTTGATTGAAGGGGGTACAGAAACTCTGGAGCTTCCTCTGCGGATTGGTTCATCAGCGAAATGGGTGGATATTGGTTAG
- the LOC108194892 gene encoding F-box/kelch-repeat protein At1g57790, with product MDSFRSFCCHGFKCLERMSSCNKHAEHDWASLPLLPLWMIKDKLDMFDNLSLSSVCRDWHSMSSSYPKRHTIGDGMPWIMQLNRSILSGARDFVSISRKKKFTLDLPEFVNALLLHSKQGWLLMLRKNLTKERKSYPDAESLFLINPFTRAKIGMPAVVLAYAPQECHGSFSTRNGNPERVVLLTGCFSGQMTLSIAFPGDLSWTKLSFFGQPMQIEGRCGLITIEEKVYYLNLMENMIIYDIGTKEWKELPGLGNENGDMYIMEYGEKIINLFFSTSEHTSHSFYSYNDTEFTWERIKIDDLKETSWYLSAKTSCFSAKDKDLKVNQLVPKYRGLIRGAPMTYGYDIVSHDLINGGRQTLELPWQINSSAKWVDIG from the coding sequence ATGGATTCTTTTAGATCTTTTTGTTGCCACGGGTTTAAGTGTTTGGAGAGAATGTCTAGTTGTAACAAACATGCTGAGCATGACTGGGCTTCACTTCCTCTCCTTCCTCTGTGGATGATAAAAGATAAGTTAGATATGTTTGACAATTTATCCCTATCTTCTGTTTGTCGTGATTGGCACTCTATGTCTTCAAGCTATCCAAAAAGGCATACTATTGGAGATGGTATGCCATGGATCATGCAACTGAACAGAAGTATACTCAGCGGTGCTCGTGACTTTGTCAGTATTTcaagaaagaaaaaatttaCACTTGATCTGCCTGAATTTGTTAATGCACTTCTGCTTCACTCAAAGCAGGGCTGGCTTCTAATGCTGCGTAAAAACTTAACAAAAGAAAGGAAAAGCTATCCAGATGCAGAATCATTGTTCCTTATAAACCCCTTTACAAGGGCTAAAATTGGAATGCCAGCTGTGGTGCTTGCCTATGCCCCTCAGGAATGCCATGGATCTTTTTCCACAAGAAATGGCAACCCGGAACGAGTGGTCCTTCTCACTGGATGTTTTTCAGGCCAAATGACTTTATCCATAGCTTTCCCAGGCGACTTATCGTGGACTAAACTTTCCTTTTTTGGGCAGCCAATGCAAATAGAAGGACGATGTGGTCTAATTACAATTGAAGAAAAGGTATACTACTTGAATTTGATGGAAAACATGATAATTTATGATATAGGTACTAAAGAATGGAAAGAATTGCCTGGACTAGGGAATGAGAATGGAGATATGTACATCATGGAGTATGGAGAGAAAATCATAAATCTTTTCTTCAGTACTAGTGAGCACACATCACACAGCTTTTATAGTTATAATGATACTGAATTTACTTGGGAAAGGAtcaaaattgatgatttgaagGAGACAAGTTGGTACTTGTCGGCGAAGACATCTTGCTTCTCAGCCAAAGACAAGGATTTAAAAGTTAATCAACTTGTGCCAAAGTATCGCGGTCTTATTCGTGGTGCCCCTATGACTTACGGTTATGATATTGTCTCGCATGATCTGATTAACGGGGGTAGACAAACTCTTGAGCTTCCTTGGCAGATTAACTCATCAGCCAAATGGGTTGATATTGGTTAG